Proteins encoded within one genomic window of Triticum aestivum cultivar Chinese Spring chromosome 2D, IWGSC CS RefSeq v2.1, whole genome shotgun sequence:
- the LOC123055448 gene encoding probable inactive histone-lysine N-methyltransferase SUVR1, which yields MVGRNEEKARLALSAMKKLGFGRKQATPVLKRLFRLFDRQWEPIEEDSYRALAEAILDDQLLQLHPQSQPQPNGGGNEVPGQEEEELDAEEPEISTPDRPSTTPPFRATPQSSSSFRAPAPPSGPTAFRATGTGTGTAGGIVERGLVLAPALNDGAQTTPSATALLTKHKHKHMMDAEFQQPAFFFLKHPKPEPPEPQPVDMDASGCRDVQPGLILRSRNLNLASSSSDLNALPPPDRNPHHISGSDKNRAIQHHSRNTDMSVEPTSSSTLINGTGSQVQEIDVASSPGGEVKLSLKCSADPSKLKMPDLEAVYKMVEDKYLCSDKLLPPDFSIPGLMAEICQSVVQMGTQHTMTEHITQSHTVGNGSTSKCVEGGSASSTPAPQPHLALSRTTHDVHDISRGQENVKIPIANESGRGKCPPSFSYIPGNEVFQNGIVNISLAHIGAQDSCADCFGDCLSAPVPCACARVTGGEYAYTPGGLVKPEFIDKCVSVNRIPEVHHKVFCKTCPLERSRDKASPEPCRGHLVRRFIKECWSKCGCSMRCGNRVVQRGIRCNLQVFSTGNGRGWGLRTQNALPKGAFVCEYAGEILTCVEVHGRAVENMKNNRYTHTVVLDAGWSSGGSLKDEDALCLDGTFYGNVGRFINHRCRDANLAMVPVQVETPDRHYYHVAFFTSRKVEALEELTWDYGIDFDLELGPVKVFECLCGSKYCRGSRRHRQRLRNGNGNGNGRSRIEG from the exons ATGGTGGGGCGCAACGAGGAGAAGGCGCGGCTGGCGCTGTCCGCCATGAAGAAGCTGGGGTTCGGCCGGAAGCAGGCCACCCCCGTGCTCAAGCGCCTCTTCAGGCTCTTCGACCGGCAGTGGGAGCCCATCGAGGAGGACTCGTACCGCGCCCTCGCCGAAGCCATCCTCGACGACCAACTCCTTCAACTCCATCCCCAATCCCAACCACAG ccCAACGGCGGCGGCAATGAGGTGccggggcaggaggaggaggagctggatGCCGAGGAGCCGGAAATCTCCACCCCCGACCGCCCTTCCACGACCCCCCCTTTCAGAGCCACACCGCAAAGCTCCAGCTCTTTCAGAGCCCCTGCTCCTCCATCCGGACCCACCGCTTTCAGAGCCACAGGCACAGGCACAGGCACAGCAGGAGGCATAGTGGAAAGGGGGCTTGTCTTGGCCCCTGCCCTCAACGATGGCGCACAGACCACACCCTCAGCAACCGCACTGCTCACCAAGCACAAGCACAAGCACATGATGGATGCAGAGTTTCAGCAGCCTGCCTTCTTCTTTCTCAAACACCCCAAGCCCGAACCCCCTGAACCTCAACCCGTCGACATGGACGCGTCCGGCTGTCGGGATGTGCAGCCTGGCTTGATTCTCCGCTCCCGCAACCTCAACCTTGCTTCCTCCTCGTCCGACTTGAATGCGTTGCCTCCGCCTGACCGAAATCCTCACCACATTTCAG GTAGTGATAAAAACAGGGCAATTCAACATCACAGCAGAAATACAGACATGTCTGTGGAGCCAACAAGCAGCAGCACACTCATCAATGGAACAGGGTCTCAAGTGCAGGAGATTGATGTGGCGTCATCCCCTGGGGGCGAGGTTAAGCTGTCTCTCAAGTGCAGCGCAGACCCATCAAAGCTCAAAATGCCTGATCTAGAAGCAGTATACAAGATGGTTGAGGACAAATACCTCTGCTCGGACAAGCTTCTTCCTCCCGATTTCTCCATTCCCGGCCTCATGGCCGAGATATGCCAGAGCGTTGTGCAGATGGGCACTCAACATACCATGACGGAGCATATTACACAATCACATACTGTTGGTAATGGCAGCACGTCTAAATGCGTGGAGGGTGGTTCAGCGAGTTCAACTCCTGCCCCGCAACCGCATTTGGCACTTTCAAGGACTACCCATGATGTACATGACATATCCAGGGGACAAGAAAATGTCAAGATACCGATAGCAAATGAATCTGGCAGAGGAAAATGCCCACCATCGTTTTCTTACATACCAGGCAACGAGGTATTCCAAAATGGTATTGTGAACATCTCCCTTGCACACATTGGTGCTCAAGACTCTTGTGCTGATTGCTTTGGCGACTGCTTGTCGGCGCCTGTACCATGCGCTTGCGCAAGAGTCACCGGGGGTGAATATGCATACACACCGGGCGGTTTGGTAAAGCCAGAATTCATTGACAAGTGCGTCTCCGTGAACCGGATTCCTGAAGTACATCACAAGGTCTTTTGCAAGACGTGCCCGCTCGAGAGGTCCAGAGATAAAGCCTCACCAGAGCCTTGCAGGGGCCACCTTGTTCGGAGATTCATCAAGGAGTGCTGGAGCAAATGCGGGTGCAGCATGCGATGCGGCAACCGTGTGGTCCAACGCGGCATAAGATGCAACCTCCAG GTGTTCTCCACGGGAAATGGGAGGGGTTGGGGGCTGCGCACGCAGAATGCATTGCCAAAAGGAGCTTTCGTGTGCGAATATGCGGGGGAAATACTAACATGCGTAGAAGTACATGGGCGGGCGGTCGAGAACATGAAGAATAATAGATATACGCATACGGTAGTGTTGGATGCTGGCTGGTCTTCGGGAGGGTCGCTCAAGGACGAAGATGCATTGTGCCTAGATGGAACCTTTTATGGGAATGTTGGCAGATTCATCAACCACAG ATGCCGTGATGCAAATCTGGCCATGGTTCCTGTTCAAGTGGAGACTCCTGATCGCCACTATTACCAT GTTGCATTCTTCACGAGCAGGAAGGTGGAGGCCCTTGAGGAACTGACATGG GACTATGGGATTGATTTCGACTTGGAGTTGGGGCCGGTGAAGGTGTTTGAGTGCCTGTGTGGAAGCAAGTACTGCCGAGGAAGTCGTCGGCATCGTCAGCGCCTGA ggaatgggaatgggaatggcaatgggaGAAGCAGAATTGAAGGTTAA